From the genome of Schaalia odontolytica:
GCGCCGCGCGCTCGCCCTGGCCTCGCGCCTAGGCATCAAGCTGGGTGGCCGCCTCGTCGCCCTGCACGACCACAACGAGGCCGAGAAGGCCGCGGGCATCGTCGAGGCCGCCAGGGGAGGGGCGCGCGTCGTCTTCGTGTCCGACGCGGGAATGCCCACGGTCTCTGACCCTGGCTTCCGGCTGGCTCGTGCCGCCATCGACGCGGGCGTTCCTCTGTCCGTTCTGCCCGGTCCCTCCGCGCCGCTCGTGGCCCTCGCCCTGTCCGGCCTGCCGTCGGACCGCTTCGCCTTCGAGGGATTCCTACCGCGCAAGGATGGGGATGCCACGCGCTACCTGCAGGACCTCGCGACCGACCCGCACACGCTCATCTTCTTCGAATCGCCCCGGCGCGCAGCCGCCACGCTGACACGCATGGCCGAGGTCTTTGGCGCCGACCGCTCCGCCGCGCTGTGCCGCGAGCTCACGAAGGACTACGAGGAGGTGCGCCGCGGTACGCTCGGGCAGCTCGCGGAAGGTGCCGACGACGTCCTCGGCGAGGTGACGATCGTTGTCGCCGGATACGCGCGAAGCGCACGCGCCGAAGACCACGTCGGTGCCGTCCTCGCGCTCGCGGCGGAAGGCA
Proteins encoded in this window:
- the rsmI gene encoding 16S rRNA (cytidine(1402)-2'-O)-methyltransferase produces the protein MEAATDTTNAPEAASTSKDARAQEPYRQEAGTILLAATPIGDVRDASPRVVAALQGADIVAAEDTRRALALASRLGIKLGGRLVALHDHNEAEKAAGIVEAARGGARVVFVSDAGMPTVSDPGFRLARAAIDAGVPLSVLPGPSAPLVALALSGLPSDRFAFEGFLPRKDGDATRYLQDLATDPHTLIFFESPRRAAATLTRMAEVFGADRSAALCRELTKDYEEVRRGTLGQLAEGADDVLGEVTIVVAGYARSARAEDHVGAVLALAAEGMRLKDAAAEVAAATGARKNDLYKAALAAR